One window of Acidobacteriota bacterium genomic DNA carries:
- a CDS encoding VWA domain-containing protein: protein MLKSLNVAALLILAIASSIVAQTPTPTPRIEDDNEVIKVESRLIVVPVSVTDSTGQPVAGLTASDFLISEENRPQEIAQVTSADKVPLEIALLFDISATTSPMFDFQLQTAIKFLQDVMRPEDRATIFTIGERPVMISARETAERSAIAIKTIQPTKQFTSFYDTVRQSADFLIKNAPAGTRRVVVTLSDGEDTNSDAIRDAINDGYRKLGRRIDSIDSKTLYQLTIKNRDEASVREQGRVLRFLQNADTVFYSINSAGNSYQLNKGSLFGQANMQRFADDTGGTAFLPKFQPVTLKDPVLNSYNNKKNQDTLTDIFRKLTNELRAQYLVQYYSDADYPENQYINLKVLLKAGSHRVRARQGYFVKK from the coding sequence ATGCTTAAGTCGCTGAACGTTGCCGCGCTTCTCATACTCGCGATCGCCTCTTCGATCGTCGCTCAGACCCCGACGCCGACGCCGCGAATCGAGGACGATAATGAAGTTATCAAGGTCGAGTCTCGCCTGATCGTCGTCCCGGTTTCGGTGACCGATTCTACGGGACAGCCGGTCGCCGGACTGACCGCGAGTGATTTTCTGATTTCGGAGGAAAACCGCCCGCAGGAGATCGCCCAGGTGACGAGCGCCGACAAGGTTCCGCTTGAGATCGCGTTGCTGTTCGATATTTCGGCTACGACGAGTCCGATGTTCGATTTTCAGCTTCAGACGGCGATCAAGTTCCTGCAGGACGTGATGCGGCCCGAGGACCGCGCGACGATCTTCACCATCGGCGAACGGCCGGTGATGATCTCGGCTCGCGAAACCGCCGAGCGTTCGGCGATCGCGATCAAAACCATCCAACCGACAAAACAGTTCACTTCGTTTTACGATACGGTCCGGCAGTCGGCAGATTTTCTGATCAAAAACGCCCCGGCCGGAACGCGCCGCGTGGTCGTGACGCTGTCGGACGGCGAGGACACGAACAGCGACGCGATCCGCGATGCGATCAACGATGGTTACCGGAAACTCGGACGGCGGATCGATTCGATCGATTCGAAGACGCTTTATCAACTGACGATAAAGAACCGCGACGAAGCAAGCGTCCGCGAACAAGGCCGCGTGCTTCGATTTCTGCAAAACGCCGACACGGTCTTCTATTCGATCAATTCGGCGGGGAACTCCTATCAGCTCAACAAGGGAAGTCTTTTCGGACAGGCGAATATGCAGCGGTTCGCGGACGATACCGGCGGCACGGCGTTCCTGCCTAAATTCCAGCCGGTGACGCTTAAAGACCCGGTTCTCAATTCATACAACAACAAGAAGAACCAGGACACGCTGACCGACATTTTTCGAAAGCTGACAAATGAACTGCGCGCCCAGTATCTTGTCCAATACTACTCAGACGCCGATTATCCGGAAAACCAGTACATCAATTTGAAGGTACTGCTCAAAGCCGGAAGTCATCGCGTCCGCGCCCGGCAAGGGTATTTCGTGAAAAAATAG
- a CDS encoding OmpA family protein, producing the protein MLKKFSVLLLAVLIGVVSAFAQDAQLRSLTAGQKYKIKGAVVAKDDTSFVIRDGTGVDTKVVISSATSIKTKGGLFGGGDKIASSQIVRGLNMEVEGRGDSSGSLAAEKIRFGKDDFRVAQSIDARATPTEERVSQTEQNQQRLSGQIDELMAISNAAKGGAKAAQETADAAVQGVNVTNQRITALDDYVVQSTATVNFKVNSAVLSPEGKSSLDQMAQTAIQLKGYVIEVTGFASAEGDEKKNKVLSQRRAQAVIDYLVETHNIPLRRIGQSFGYGELQAIADNSTKEGREQNRRVEVKLLVNRGLNQNVEVRTNPQTDEK; encoded by the coding sequence ATGTTGAAGAAGTTTTCTGTTTTGCTGCTTGCAGTGTTGATCGGTGTCGTGAGCGCGTTCGCGCAGGATGCGCAGTTGCGTTCGCTGACGGCCGGACAAAAATATAAGATCAAAGGCGCTGTCGTCGCCAAGGACGACACGAGTTTCGTTATCCGTGACGGCACCGGCGTCGATACGAAGGTCGTGATCTCGTCGGCGACGAGCATCAAAACGAAAGGCGGTTTGTTTGGCGGCGGCGACAAGATCGCTTCGAGCCAGATCGTGCGCGGACTGAATATGGAGGTTGAAGGCCGCGGAGACTCGTCGGGAAGCCTCGCGGCGGAAAAGATCCGCTTCGGAAAAGATGATTTCCGCGTCGCGCAGTCGATCGACGCCCGCGCCACGCCGACTGAAGAGAGGGTTTCGCAGACCGAGCAGAATCAGCAGCGCCTTTCGGGGCAGATCGACGAATTGATGGCGATCTCGAACGCCGCAAAGGGCGGCGCGAAAGCCGCTCAGGAAACGGCCGATGCCGCGGTTCAGGGCGTCAACGTCACGAATCAGCGCATCACGGCGCTTGACGATTACGTCGTTCAGTCGACGGCGACCGTCAATTTCAAGGTCAACAGCGCGGTTCTATCGCCGGAAGGGAAGTCATCGCTCGATCAGATGGCGCAAACCGCGATCCAGCTCAAGGGCTATGTCATCGAAGTCACCGGATTTGCTTCGGCCGAAGGCGATGAGAAGAAGAACAAGGTCCTGAGCCAGCGGCGTGCACAGGCGGTGATCGACTATCTCGTCGAAACGCACAATATCCCGCTGCGCCGTATCGGCCAGTCGTTCGGCTACGGCGAACTTCAGGCGATCGCCGACAACTCGACCAAGGAAGGCCGCGAACAGAACCGGCGCGTTGAGGTCAAGCTGCTCGTCAACCGCGGACTGAACCAGAACGTCGAAGTTCGCACCAACCCGCAGACCGACGAGAAATAA